The Strix uralensis isolate ZFMK-TIS-50842 chromosome 4, bStrUra1, whole genome shotgun sequence genomic interval CTGACATCTGCCCACGCACATTTCGGAGGCCAGTAAACTTCCTGTGGATATTGGCTGCCTGACAGAAGTGACataaattctgcctttttttagggtgggtatttattttttttttggtattttgatAACAGGTAGGAACTTTGCCTGCCTCTCCCTGGCTTCAGGATATACAAGTTTTAGGGAAGAGCTCGGAGGTGGGGGTATTTCTGTAGCTCAGGTGCCAGGTTGCAGAAGGCAAAAATGTCATCATGCATCTATAAAACACggggttttttcactttttaggAAATTGGAGGCATGCGAttcccctcccagcttcccctcctgccctctccccccacccctgaggCTTCACCCCACCGAAGCTCCAGGCAGGTGACACGTTTCCTCCAGGAGCCAGATCTACCCTGAGGTGTGTCTGAAGCACAAACCCACACATGATCCAACAGGCTCCTTTGAAAgacatttattatttaaataataattattttttttttttacatcaccACAACTAATGAACCGCAGAAAAGCTCCAAATCTCAGCACCTTCGGGCTTtctgagcagagctgcagctctcaGATGGACAACGAGACACCCCACTGGGAACAGCACAATGACACTGTGTGTGTTGGACACTGCACAAACAGGAGCCACGACACCTGCCCCCCAGCAACCCCTAACAGCAGCGATGGCCTTGGGACAAACCCGGCTCGCCCGCAGGGTCAGATGCTCCTTACCCTGATGGGGACCAGCCCCAAGCCCCGAAGAGCAACAGGGATCCCACAAAACAAAATAGCAGAGCTGCAGGACACTGCCCGACGGGGCAGGATTGATGACCTGGATGTTTCTGCgcttgtttttttttgttttgttgggttttttgagttttgggttttttttcaaatacgACCTCTAAGGAAGTGATGCCCATGAGCAGGTTTGTCCCAGGCCAGCGGGAGGGCACTTTGCCGGGCAGCCCGGGAGGATGTGCCCTCCTCTGTGCCAACCCAAACCCCATCAGCAGCATCACCCTGGACATGGGTAAAGTGCACAGCTGTGATCAAAACCTCTCGTTACCTGGTTGGGCTCTTTATTTCCTTTGTCGGCTCCTGCACAAACTACAGGGCAAAGAAAATTGCAAACTGGGTGCTCAGGAGGGGCCACGCAGCTCTGCTGCCATCACAGCGCAAGGGAAATGCCacaatttggctttttttctgccCTGGTGCCCCTCAGACATGCTGGACTGGCGTCCACTGGAGCCTAAAATCTCTGGAGTgggggacagacagacaaacacatgcacacagaccTGATAAAGTGCATTTCCTTAGGCAACCAGCCTACCAAATAAAGGGGAATATTTGGGGATACactgctccctccctctcctacCCAATCCCTATGGACCTGGGGGCAGACAGGGGTGCTCACAGCAACAGTGGCTGCCCAGCCCCGTCTCCAGGACCCATACCCCTGCCTGCACACTGCCTTCAGCCCAAAACAACCGCGGGAACCTTGCTGGGAAGCACACCAGCAGGAAGCTCTGctccccgacacccccccccagcagtAGTGTTATTGTAAAACCCCCCCATGCTTCACCCCCCCGACCCTCCCGCAGCATGGCTGAACGCAGCCTGCACCCTTCGCCGGGTGGGAGCAGCCCCATCTGAAGGTGACAGCGATATCCAGGTACTCATCAGCCCTTCTGATCTTGTCCCACTGGATTTTTTGCCCTCTGAGAGACCTCACTGGCTTTCCAGGGGCTTCCCAGACACATGATGACACTTGGCCAGGCCACCCGTACCTGGCCCACCCTGCAGCAGATACGTCTCTTTATGGGCCATAAGGCAGAGCTCTGTGAACATCTGTCAGGGCCGTGCTTCACCTCACAGATGTCTCCTGGACTGGCCGATGGAGCTACGGCCCACAGGGATCCAGCTGTGTTGCCAGTTTTGTCTTTGCGGGGGACGGAGTCTGTCTGTCCTGGCTCGTGGGGGTCACCTGGCAGCACAGCGCCGAGCGCATGAACCGCAGGACCGGCGGCCTCAGGATGGCAAAGACCCAAGGGTCGACGATGGAATTAATAGAGAGAAATCTCAGGGCTAGGAGGTCCCAGTCGTGgttgtcctcttcctctctgaacTTGTTCACGTAGGCACGGATCTGTAAAACACAGCGGTGAGAAATAACGTTAGGTTTGGGCTCCCAGGATCCTGCCCCCGGGAAGTTTTTTGGGGAGATTTGGGCTGTCACAGCACACTTGCTGCCTCCATTGGTTTAAATTAACTTCTTGCTAACGAAAGCCAGACCTGTGCTCTGCTCTCAACACGCCGCAAGGCTTCATTTAGTCCTAACGCAATTAAGCCAGCAGCTGCTTAAGTGGTGGGTCTCACCTGGAAAAGCGCGCGGGACGAATAAACGTGTGAGATGGAGGGGATGCGGGGTGCTGGACCGCTCCAGTCCTTCCTGTGACGTGCTGACTCATAGCAGCTTACGGGGCTTCCTGGAATGGTGACTCAGCACTCCTTACTCATACGGGTCAAATCGCCACCCCCTCGCTTCGGGGGAGAGGGGATACTTGGATGGGGATGGGAGTTGGGGTGTGGGAGGCATGAGCATCCCTCCTCTGGTTGGGATTTGTTGGGTACCACCCAGGGATGGCGCATCCTGGGGCACGAGGTGGCTGCTGAAAGCGCAGCGCTTCCAGGGGCTGCCCCAGGATTTTTTTGGGAAGGATTTTGCGGTGCTGTGGCCTGATGCTCGCTGGGTTCACGTGCCCGGGCTGCTCCTCGCAGGGTGGCGGCTGTGGGCAGCCCCAACCAGAAGAGAAAGTGTCACACTAAAGAGGCACCAGCAAGCGTTCTGCAGCTCGGTTTGAGACGCTGCCAAAATGCAGCCCAAACCCAACCCCACATGGGAGCCGAGCAGTGGGAAAAGCAAAGCTGTGCTTCTGGATAAGACTATATCTGCTACAGGGTCCCCACCAGCGGCACTTTCCCAACCCATCAGCCCCAAGCAGACCCACAGGGCCCCGCCCACATGTCCCCACCAAGAGGTGTCACTTCGTAACAACCACAGCACCCAAGCCTGGGCTTTTTCGGGACACGAGGCGAGCTGCCCATCATGTGTGGGCCTATTGACAGGAGCTGAGGCGTCTCTCAGGATGTTGAGTCTGGCTCCTGGGATGCTTGCGAGCATCCGGACATtactgctttgtcttttctctgTCTTAAAACCCAGGCAGCCTGGCTCAGCTACAGCctgtggttattttcttttcccttgggaaaagaaagggagcACGAAGGGAAGGTAGCATCTATTTAACTCCATGAGCACAAAATTAGCGCTGGCTGTGCTCCCAACCTTGGTGGGGCTTGTTTCTAATGGGAACAAAATGACCTCCCACAGCAGCGGGCTCGCACACACGGGCAGGGGACTCGAGTGGCTTGAGGTGCTCCAGGCTCCACAATGCTGCTGGTGTGGATGGATGAAAAATGGCCCTTTTGTGGGGAGAGTCAGGGGACACTCCCTCCACTTCCTCACTTGGCTGTGGTGGTTCGACCCCGTATTTCTGCTGGAAGCCTCGCGCATGGACAGAGCATGGGAGGCAGGAATGACCCTTAGGATGAGGGATGCTGAGGCCCATGTGCTGGATCTCCGTTCCCAGCAATCACCCATCTCCATGCCTGCATCCCAGTGTTACAGAGCAGTGGAAACCTCTGTCTAACGATGAGGTCGGTGCTGCCTGCCCACATCTCCAGCTCCATCCTTCCCTCTTGCCACAGAAATCTGGGATAACACTGCCCACCCAGCACAGATACCCACTGTCTCCAGCCCAGCAGCATCTCCTTCATCCCCATCTTTGGATTTCTGATTTATTCCTCTCCACCATGAGTGCCCAGCTCCCAGGAACTGCAGTGATGCTGTGTGGTCCAGGAGAACCCTAACCCAGAGCCTGCCTGAGCCACACTGCCTGGCCTCAGAGCCTCTGCGGGATGGGAGGGCACCTCTGCTCCTGTCACCCCATCTTCCTGTCACCCCATCCTCCTGCCACCCTGTCGTCCTGCCACCCCATCCTCCTGCCACCCTGTCGTCCTGCAACCTCATCCTGTCACCCCATCCTCCTACCACCCTGTCATCCTGTCACCTCAACCTCCTGCCACCCTGTCATCCCATCACCTCATCCTCCTGCCACCTCACCCTCTTGCCACCCCATCCTCCTGCCACCCCATCCTCCTTCTGGCATTGGGGATATGGGGGATAATTTTCCCAGTTCCCCAGTGGATGTGCAAATTGCCTAGAATTTGTGGCAGAGCGGGGGTCCCCCAAGCTTCAGGAGGAGCTAAGCTTTGACCACAGCCTTTGAGGTTTGGGCAGTGGTGGGGAAAAGCCTTATAAAGGGACGGAGAGAAACaggggtgctggggagagggacCCCACCCCAGGGAAGAGGCGGCCACACTCACCGTGAACGGCAGGGAGCAGATGACGAAGGTGATGGTCAtgatggagaggagaaggagatggTCAATCTCCTCGGCCATGGAGAACATGCGCCGGCCGCAGCCGCCGGCCGCCCGGGGCTGCTCGAGTGAGGCCATCCGGCGGGTCTTCTGCCCGCGGCGGTGCATGCGAGCCAGGTTGACGATGACACTGAGGTTGCAGAGCAGCACggagaggatgaggaagaggagcagggtgGCATAGAGAAGTGAGAAGGTGACATCCAACCCGGACACCTCCCTGCCGCCGTTGTCCTGGAGGTAGTCCAGGTGCATCTGGATGAAGCACCAAGTGCCGGGGCAATACTGGACGTACTGCCCGAAGCCCACCAGCGGCAAGGAGCAGAAGGCGGCGGAGAAGGTGTAGATGGCGGGCAGGGCCACCAAACCCGTGCGGGGGCTGAGAAAGCGCTCATAGAAGTAAGGCCGCCCCAGGGCCAGGCATCGCTCCAGCGCCATGGCGAAGAGGATGAGCATGGTGGCGAGGCCGAAGAAGCTCATGGCGAAGCCGAAGTAGAGGCAGATGTGTCCTCCTTGAGCCAGGGCGGTCAGCGTGCGGTTGCGGTGATAGGAGGCCAGGACGAAGGGGCTAACGGAGCAGGTGCCCAGCAGGTCGGTGACCACCAGGGCCAGCACCAGGACGTGGAAaagggagggagggcgggggcgggggccaCGGCGGCAGCGCAGGAGTAGCCCCAAAGCCAGGAGGTTGCCCAGGAGCCCGGCCGAGAACATCACGGCGCTGATCAGCGGGCGGGCCCCGGCCGGCAGCGCTCCGCCGCGCTCGCACAGCCCCGGGCCCGTCCCGTtcatcccgccgccgccgcacgaCTGCGCCgccggcaccgcccgccccgccggcaccgccctccgccctgcccaccccctcctcacccccaaccctcccccggaccgccccgcgccgcgccggggtGTCCCCCTCCACCCCGGTCCCCCACCGGACCCCCCCGCACCGATGGCTCCGGTACCGGGGCGGGAGTCCCGGGGCGGGTCCGGGAGCCCCTACGCGACGCTCGCCCCGGTGCCGGGCCGGGAGCCCCGCACATGGCCAGCCCCGGTGGCGGGCCAGCAGTCCCGGTGCCGCTCCGGGATCTCCGAGCGGGCAGCGAGCCCCGGTGCTGGTCCGAGAACCCCGATGATGAGCCCCGGTGCCGTCTCTGCCGGGCTGGTATGCGGTGGGCTACCAGAAGTCCCGGTAATGGGCACGTCCCAGTGCGGCTCTAGGAGCACCTCTCATGGCCAGCCCCGGTGCCGGGCCAGCAGTCCCGGTATCAGACCAGGAGTCCCGGTGCGGCTCCAGGAGCCCCGAGGCACAGTCAGTCCCGGCGCCGGTACAGGACCCTGTCTCATGGCCAGCCCTGGTGCTGGTCCAGGAGTCCCGGTACCGGGCCAGGAGTCCCGGTGCGGCTCCGGGAGCCCCGAGGCACTGTCAAACCCCATCCTGAGAGTCCCAAAACCAGGCCAGTAGCCCCGCGCACAGCCAGTCCCCGTGGCCATTTAGGAGTCCTGCTGCTTCTCCGGGAACGCTGGGCTAGCCCCGGTGCCGCGTCGGTAGCCCCGGTGCTGCTACAGGAGTCCCAACAGTGGGCTAACTTCAATGCTAATGTGGGAGCCCAACAGCATGGCCAGCCCCAGTGCTGAACCAGGAGTCCTGGTGCTGCTCCAGGAGCCCTGGGCAGGCAGTGAGCCCCAGTGATGGTCCAAGAACTCCAGTGATGAGCCCCGGTGATGGTCCACAAACCCCAGTGATGAGCCCCAGTGCCGTCTCTGCCAGCCTGATGCAGGGTGGGCTACTGGGGAGCCCCAGCTAAGCTGGGTCTGTGTGGGTGTGTTCCCCACAGCCCCAGAGGcacccacagagccccagagCCCACAGAGAACACCCTACCCCATGGGCCAGCCCCACACCACGTCCCCACTGCCCCTCTGTCCTATATGTCATCAGGGTTCCCCGTGGGCGTGCAGCCTGCAGCCGGTGTCTGGTCATgagtggggtgtgggggggacaTCAGAGGGAACCCCTCTTCCCCCTGCAAGCCTAGCTGAGTGCGGCTTATATCTGCCCTAAATACCAGCTCCAGGAAAGCTGGTATTTATCTGCTGCTGGGGCTTTGGGCTCCACAGCCAGCACAGGAAGCTCTCGCTGTTGCATAGTATTTCCCCACCCTGATCTTCTCCGCACCTTGCTGAGAGAAAAGCTTTGGTCTCTGAGCTGGGATCCGGCTCAGcagggggccaggcagggctcagGTACGCTCCTTCATCTGTGACCTAACGCAAAACTGTCCTCGCAATGTGCTTTGCTCCCCCCAAACCCTGGGGAAACGATGCTGCTTTGAGCAGCTCCAGCACGGACACAGCAGGTGGCCGCCACGAGCACGTTTTGGCTGTTATTTCACTTTTGTAACAGGAACTTCGTAAAGGAAATATGGTATACGGCGAACTCCAGAGCCGGGCGAGCTGTGGTTTGTGACAGCACTTCCATTTCCGACGGCCCGCTCCTATTCCTCGCTTCAGTTTCTTCCATTACGCAGCTCGAAGGCTTCTTCAGCGCCTTGGCGAGGACGTGGTGTCACCTTGCTGGTGGCAGGTCAcccgcagccccagccctccccgttCCCATGCCCAAAGCAATGGGTGTGACAGAGGGGAAGGGCTTTTAGCCAGCTCCCAGCCTAACCCTGCATGCAAAAAAACGCAAAAACGCACATCCCAGGACCTCTTTTAACCCCCAGAACCACTTTTAaacccccctcccagccctgaaGACCTGGCAGAGCACCGAAGCTTGTGAACACATCTGGTGGTGGGAACGATCCTGTCAGCTTCCCAAGGGGACCCTGGCACATTCAGGCCCTCTGTGAAGTCCACAAAAATCAGGTTAAAAAATGGAGCTGAGGCCAAATCCTGGCCTGGTCTATCCGAGCAGCTTACGGAGGCTGCAGCCTGCTCGTCTGGAGACCTTTTCCAAGCAGAAGGCACCCCGTAGGGTGGTAGCTCCAAGGCTTTTCCCAGCCTCCCGCTCCTCTCTGGTGTTGCGTGTCACAGCTCAGGAAGGGGTTTTGGCATCTTCTGGAGCTCATTTTCCTGGCAGCTAATGGAGCCTTAAATACCCATTTGGGGCTTCAGGCTTCTCAACCGACAGTCGCTTCTGATGGGATATTTTTGCAATAATAGGAGAattgctgggctttttttttttttcctccccctttggAGCTCAAAACCAGGAACATGCCTCTTGGTACAATCTGTCCCTGTCTTGGGaagtgtttgctttcttccttttgcttccatGTTTATCTCGGGTGTCTTGCCTCTAACGAGGACCATATGTAATTGTTTTCCCTAAGAGAAGATTTCCAGAGTTGGCCCACTTGGAGAAAAAGCTTTGGGCTTGTAGAAAAGTTGGATGAATTTCATGTAAACCCTGAAGCCGGGAGGACTCAACCTCTGGTGTTTGCTGCCTATGgttggggagggggctgggatCCTGCTCCATCCCTGGTGGGTTTTCAAAGGCCACTTCGGCACCGCGGGCAGCAAGGAGACCCTTTTAAACCAAAAACCCCTCTGACTTGTGTTTAACAAAGCCAGACATCGTTTTTCTTCCAAAGTCTACCCAGTCCGGTCCCTTATCTCATGCACcggtgctgccagcagccccagtcACCACAAtggaaaagcagagctgagcaccGGCGCGGCTGGTCCACGTTTCAGTGCCTTGGCTTGTCGTCCTGTGCAAGCACCTGGGCgaatggtttttttaaaaaaaaaaaaaaatcaaacctctcACCGACTGGTTGTGTCGTAGAGCCCCGCAGGCTGAGCACCCTGGCTCGGGTGCCTGGCAGCCCcggcgctgctgcctgcccaggcaCGCGCCTTCCTGCTTCCAGAATGGCTGAAAAATGCAGGCagacaataataaaaaaaaaaaccaaaacaaaaaccaacaacaaaaggGCTTTCTGCAAGAACTAAACGATTTGCTGGGAAATGAGCTTGTCCAAAGTTGTGCCTGGATTTTAcgagctgaaaaaaaaacccaaaacaaccaaaaaacctgACCGTGCTTGATTTATGTGCAGGAAAGGAGCAGGATGAAGGGTTGGGTGATGCTGGTGACACCAGTGACACCATGAGCGTGGAACAGGGCACCCGGCGCTGCTGGAGGGCAGCGGGCACGGCACAACACCTCCAAAAAAAGCAGCCTTGAGGCGAGCAGCGTCTCTTTATTGCCTCCATTAAGCATTAGGTCCATCCCTTTGAGGATCAATCTGGCACAGAGGAGGCCCGCGGGGAATGACTGAGCAGCGCGAGGAGCCTGGGAGGAGGATGCGatcggggggcagggggggccttGCACAGCAGCTCTCACCTCTTCAGCGTTTGGCCCAAGAGCCCTGAGCCTCTGAGGAATCGTCCTGTTTAGTCACATTTAGAACTAAACGGCGCGGTTGcgggggttttttattttaatttttattttcctttgttttcattttttgccaaGCTCAGTAACCAGAAGGGGCTCTGAGCTTTGATGTAACTCCTGCAGCCCCAAACCATATGTGTTGGGACATGAAAAAGGGGGTTGCCCAAGGGAGAGACTTGGGGTGGAGAGTGGCAGCCCCCTCCTTGCAGCGGCTGTGCCCAGCGTGCTTAGGCCGGCTCAGAGCCCAGTCCTGGCTGGGGACGTGCTGCCATCTCTGGAGAGGACCACGATATGGCAGTCCCAGGCCCCAGGAACAGGCCGAGGAGTGATTTATCCGCTCTGAGGGCAGCCTGGCCTTCAGCCTCGTTGGCTGGAGCTGGAGATTGGCTTGCCCAGAGGCAGCAGTGGCCGGCTGGAGACTCCAAGTCTGCTCCCAGGGCAGGTAGGACACCAGTAAGGGCAGAACCCTGATTAAAAGTGCTACCTAAGTCAGATGAGCACGTCAAGGTCGCCAGGATGTGCATGGGCCCAGCTGGGGAGTGAGGACAATGCGGGGACAGGGGGGTCACCCCAGCTGCCTGCAAGCCCCCGCTGCGCTCGGTTGGCTCCACGATTTCTTTCCTCTGATGATAAACTCACGGCTGGGTCAGACACCGTGGTGTGTGCATCATCTCAGGGCTCGGATGGAGTCTGTATTCATGCACTTTAATAAAGAAGCTGcgaggtttttttaatttaattgctgCTTTCCACGGAGCATGGTTGCCCTGGGCTCTAAATACACATATCGTGGGGCAGGGACCTCTCCTGGGAGGCTCCCCAGGAGTGAATCCTCATTG includes:
- the PTGER2 gene encoding prostaglandin E2 receptor EP2 subtype, whose translation is MNGTGPGLCERGGALPAGARPLISAVMFSAGLLGNLLALGLLLRCRRGPRPRPPSLFHVLVLALVVTDLLGTCSVSPFVLASYHRNRTLTALAQGGHICLYFGFAMSFFGLATMLILFAMALERCLALGRPYFYERFLSPRTGLVALPAIYTFSAAFCSLPLVGFGQYVQYCPGTWCFIQMHLDYLQDNGGREVSGLDVTFSLLYATLLLFLILSVLLCNLSVIVNLARMHRRGQKTRRMASLEQPRAAGGCGRRMFSMAEEIDHLLLLSIMTITFVICSLPFTIRAYVNKFREEEDNHDWDLLALRFLSINSIVDPWVFAILRPPVLRFMRSALCCQVTPTSQDRQTPSPAKTKLATQLDPCGP